The following coding sequences lie in one Thalassoglobus polymorphus genomic window:
- a CDS encoding PPC domain-containing protein produces the protein MKMQVLFCVQKLIAASLLVLLMTARVHAQTPPAIGYMYPPGGPSGTTTEVVLGGYDWTPDMEVFVHDHRIKLEIIAPAGPVIVPEPPYWFGKKSRRAPFLLPREARARLTIPADVPPGVVRWQAANANGATATGQFMVGSGDEEIEDADRSTAQTLAKLPVTVSGQIRKVEEVDCYQFIATKSGPVSCSLVAQGLGSPLNAAMEVFDSSGTKISSTFDTAGNDTAVTFLAQKDQSFTIKIYDIDFRGNRSFVYRMHLSETPRVVAAIPSAGQRGTTQEVEFIGYGIASGEANLESVTRQVSFPATDSQSSFSYQLETPYGTASDFTLFLSEFPESIETAEAVQKISSPGSATGVLDKKFEEDEYQISGGKGDTWTIRAIAQEIGSPLDVALSVADKDGKELARNDDALNTTDALLHFTVPADGDYQIRVADFSGQSGRRDAVYRLLVQPTQPGFSFIVPERINASLGEKTKLALKVIRNPGFKQPISVSFSNLADGVTVPKDLEIPAGKSALSVEIDIAADAAVTGRLVTINGLAMLNDKETVQQASSPILIATTIKPPYSIDAEGKDDVTKWPRGTTFPAPVLIEREPGFDEVIRLEMAAKQGRHRQGIRGPELDVPAGIERILYPVYLPEWLETTRTSRMVVNGVAKVRDPQGNIRYSLTRQKTRMGFLPTGALLKVSADQEEFEVASGETFSVPITIRRSQQLQEPILVEIVSKDNNFSAQPLTVSSKEQHVQLPVLIKSHNAAYHESDLTIRTTVMQSGKYPVISETTVIITSTNVALTDDRGK, from the coding sequence ATGAAAATGCAAGTTCTATTTTGTGTTCAAAAGCTGATCGCCGCATCACTACTGGTTCTCTTGATGACAGCGAGAGTCCACGCTCAGACTCCGCCCGCTATCGGCTATATGTATCCACCAGGAGGGCCATCGGGGACCACGACCGAGGTTGTTTTGGGAGGCTATGACTGGACGCCGGACATGGAAGTTTTTGTCCACGACCATCGAATCAAGCTGGAGATCATTGCTCCAGCTGGGCCTGTGATCGTTCCTGAGCCGCCCTACTGGTTTGGGAAAAAGTCACGACGAGCACCTTTTTTACTGCCACGTGAAGCCCGCGCAAGATTGACAATTCCAGCTGATGTTCCACCAGGAGTTGTTCGGTGGCAAGCTGCCAATGCAAATGGAGCAACCGCAACTGGACAGTTTATGGTGGGAAGTGGAGACGAGGAAATCGAAGATGCAGATCGCTCGACCGCGCAAACTCTGGCGAAGTTGCCGGTCACCGTTTCTGGTCAAATCCGAAAGGTCGAAGAGGTCGACTGCTATCAATTCATAGCGACGAAGTCTGGGCCTGTCTCTTGCTCTCTGGTTGCTCAAGGTCTTGGCTCTCCTCTGAATGCCGCAATGGAAGTCTTTGACTCAAGTGGCACTAAAATTTCCAGCACGTTTGACACTGCCGGGAACGATACGGCTGTGACATTTCTTGCTCAGAAAGACCAATCCTTCACGATCAAGATTTACGACATCGATTTTCGTGGTAATCGGTCGTTTGTGTATCGCATGCATCTTTCTGAAACACCGCGTGTGGTGGCTGCGATACCTTCGGCGGGGCAACGAGGGACTACTCAGGAAGTTGAATTTATCGGATATGGAATTGCCAGCGGGGAAGCGAATCTGGAATCTGTGACGCGTCAAGTTTCCTTTCCCGCAACTGATTCACAAAGTTCATTTTCGTATCAGCTTGAGACACCTTACGGGACTGCCTCTGATTTTACGCTGTTCCTCAGCGAATTCCCTGAATCAATAGAGACTGCAGAGGCGGTTCAAAAAATTTCCTCTCCCGGTTCCGCGACTGGAGTGCTCGACAAGAAATTTGAAGAAGACGAATATCAAATCTCGGGGGGGAAGGGAGATACCTGGACCATTCGGGCGATCGCTCAAGAAATCGGTTCTCCTCTAGACGTTGCGCTCTCAGTTGCAGATAAAGATGGGAAGGAGCTTGCTCGCAACGATGACGCCTTGAATACGACCGATGCTCTTTTGCACTTTACCGTTCCAGCTGACGGCGACTACCAGATTCGCGTCGCCGATTTCTCTGGACAAAGTGGCCGTCGTGACGCGGTTTATCGGTTGCTCGTTCAGCCAACTCAGCCAGGTTTTTCTTTCATCGTCCCGGAGCGGATCAATGCATCGCTGGGAGAGAAAACAAAACTCGCACTCAAAGTGATTCGGAATCCCGGTTTCAAACAGCCGATTTCCGTTTCCTTTTCGAACCTTGCGGATGGTGTCACCGTTCCCAAAGACCTGGAGATTCCAGCTGGGAAATCTGCTCTCTCCGTTGAAATCGATATTGCTGCCGATGCCGCGGTAACAGGTCGTTTGGTGACGATCAACGGTCTCGCGATGCTCAATGACAAGGAGACCGTTCAGCAAGCTTCGAGCCCAATCCTGATCGCAACAACAATTAAGCCTCCCTACTCAATCGATGCAGAAGGGAAGGATGATGTCACCAAATGGCCGCGCGGAACAACGTTTCCAGCTCCAGTTTTGATTGAGCGCGAGCCCGGATTCGATGAGGTGATACGATTGGAAATGGCAGCGAAGCAAGGTCGACATCGACAAGGTATTCGCGGTCCGGAACTGGACGTCCCTGCAGGAATCGAACGCATTCTCTATCCGGTCTATTTGCCTGAATGGTTGGAGACAACGCGGACCTCACGAATGGTCGTCAACGGAGTGGCAAAGGTTCGTGACCCTCAAGGAAACATTCGGTACTCGCTCACCCGGCAGAAAACTCGCATGGGATTTTTGCCAACAGGCGCTCTGCTCAAAGTCTCAGCAGACCAGGAGGAATTCGAAGTTGCTTCCGGTGAAACGTTCAGTGTCCCAATTACAATTCGACGGTCTCAACAATTACAGGAACCGATCCTTGTAGAGATTGTTTCGAAAGACAACAACTTTTCTGCTCAACCATTGACCGTTTCATCCAAAGAACAACATGTTCAGCTACCAGTTTTGATCAAGTCTCACAACGCTGCTTATCATGAAAGTGATCTCACGATCCGGACAACAGTGATGCAATCAGGAAAATATCCGGTCATTTCGGAAACAACAGTGATCATCACTTCCACAAACGTTGCACTGACCGATGATAGAGGTAAGTAG
- a CDS encoding SGNH/GDSL hydrolase family protein, with the protein MRELHLRVLRSHPVLILAMLVFATLISTQRTANAEHDGKIQILLLGDSTTEGSIPRKIKPEGPHLEQVLEQLLAAEGDLPPCHVINSSLSGEYIRRLFDSGRYQRDAEKLPGVDYIFIRYGLNDRARRENFPENFPKDFHELLSKLREDHPQAVLIPMTVIPFANEETSKEINDLVRQVAEKEKLEVFDIYPRYAEELTKGYNMLNYRRYPLSKVPEKYHALVKPYVVGPSVVVMANELDGILGHLPGWAGDRHPNLAGYNVIADETAKYLAEIIRKRYQK; encoded by the coding sequence ATGAGAGAATTGCATCTTCGTGTTTTGAGAAGTCATCCTGTTTTGATTCTCGCAATGCTGGTCTTTGCGACGCTCATTTCAACGCAGCGGACAGCGAATGCCGAGCACGATGGAAAGATTCAGATTCTCTTGCTGGGAGACAGTACCACCGAGGGAAGTATCCCCCGAAAGATTAAACCGGAAGGCCCGCACCTGGAGCAGGTCCTCGAACAACTCCTCGCAGCCGAAGGTGATCTGCCACCGTGTCATGTCATTAACTCGAGCTTGAGTGGTGAATACATTCGTCGCTTATTTGATTCCGGAAGATATCAACGCGATGCAGAAAAGCTTCCGGGGGTGGATTACATCTTTATTCGATATGGACTCAACGATCGTGCTCGACGAGAAAACTTTCCGGAGAACTTCCCCAAGGATTTTCACGAATTACTGAGCAAACTTCGAGAAGATCATCCGCAAGCGGTGTTGATCCCGATGACGGTGATCCCGTTTGCGAATGAGGAAACAAGTAAAGAGATCAATGATCTTGTTCGCCAAGTTGCTGAGAAGGAGAAACTGGAAGTCTTCGACATTTACCCTCGTTATGCTGAGGAATTGACGAAGGGGTACAACATGCTGAATTATCGCCGCTACCCACTTTCTAAGGTTCCCGAAAAGTATCACGCACTTGTGAAGCCGTATGTCGTCGGACCAAGTGTTGTGGTCATGGCAAACGAACTCGACGGTATCCTCGGACACCTTCCCGGCTGGGCAGGAGACCGTCATCCGAATCTTGCTGGTTACAATGTAATTGCTGATGAAACTGCGAAGTATCTAGCTGAAATTATTCGGAAGCGTTACCAGAAGTAG
- a CDS encoding DUF1501 domain-containing protein: MTTPTARLFNQQRRDFFTSSASGLGMLGLASLLNEDGLLAGDSAHPLTHFAPTAKRCICLFMEGGPSQMDLFDPKPRLNELDGQPMPESLLNEIKFAFIQKESARLMGSPRKFQKYGECGMDLSDLLPHLSTCVDDIALVRSMHGEQFNHLPGQLMMLTGSPLQGWPSLGSWLTYGLGSESNNLPSYVVMTTLGRGLPGGANSWSSGFLPSQYSGTPFRNQGSPVLNLENPQGVSREFQKRSLQTINELNQLRYEEIRNPEVASRIEAYELAFRMQQTAPSLIDLSGESKATLEAYGLDRPDNEKGSTAGFMGSYARNCLLARRMIERGVRFVTLFLSTWDHHSNLDRGLERYTEISDQPVAALLKDLKQRGLLDETLVIWGGEFGRTPLGENRSNFKTVTGRDHHPYSFSMWLAGGGVKGGQVIGETDDIGWGVAEDPVHIHDLHATVLHQFGLDHKRLTYRFQGRDFRLTDVAGNVVPQLISDSV, encoded by the coding sequence ATGACAACCCCCACCGCAAGGCTTTTCAATCAACAGCGCCGAGACTTCTTCACTTCATCAGCCAGCGGTCTCGGAATGTTGGGGCTCGCGTCGCTTCTCAATGAAGATGGCCTGCTCGCAGGAGACTCTGCGCACCCACTCACTCACTTCGCCCCGACTGCGAAACGCTGCATCTGCCTGTTTATGGAAGGTGGTCCAAGCCAAATGGACCTCTTCGACCCCAAGCCTCGCCTGAATGAGCTTGATGGGCAGCCGATGCCGGAGTCGCTGTTGAATGAAATTAAGTTTGCATTCATACAGAAAGAGAGTGCGCGGCTGATGGGGAGTCCGCGAAAATTTCAAAAGTACGGCGAGTGTGGAATGGACCTTTCCGATCTTCTGCCGCACCTGAGTACCTGTGTGGACGATATCGCTTTAGTCCGTTCCATGCATGGCGAGCAGTTCAACCACCTTCCGGGGCAACTCATGATGCTCACCGGATCGCCCTTGCAAGGCTGGCCCTCTCTTGGCTCTTGGTTGACATACGGGCTGGGGAGTGAATCGAACAATTTGCCCAGCTATGTCGTCATGACGACATTGGGAAGAGGCCTCCCCGGTGGAGCAAATAGTTGGTCGAGTGGTTTTTTGCCTTCGCAATACTCCGGGACTCCGTTTCGCAATCAAGGGAGCCCAGTTTTAAACCTGGAGAATCCGCAAGGTGTCTCGCGAGAATTTCAAAAACGGAGTTTGCAGACGATCAACGAGTTGAATCAGCTGCGGTATGAGGAAATACGAAATCCAGAAGTCGCCAGCCGAATTGAAGCATACGAATTGGCTTTTCGGATGCAGCAAACGGCCCCCAGCCTGATTGACTTATCAGGTGAGTCCAAAGCGACTCTCGAAGCGTACGGACTTGATCGCCCCGACAATGAGAAGGGATCAACCGCAGGTTTTATGGGGTCCTACGCTCGAAATTGTTTGCTCGCCAGACGAATGATTGAACGTGGCGTGAGGTTTGTCACGCTCTTCCTTTCGACGTGGGATCATCACAGTAACCTCGATCGTGGACTGGAGCGGTATACCGAAATTTCCGATCAACCAGTCGCAGCTTTATTGAAAGACCTCAAACAGCGTGGCCTGCTTGATGAGACTCTCGTGATTTGGGGAGGTGAGTTTGGTCGTACGCCGCTTGGGGAAAACCGGTCCAACTTCAAGACCGTCACTGGTCGCGATCATCATCCATATTCGTTCAGCATGTGGCTGGCTGGCGGTGGAGTCAAAGGTGGGCAAGTGATTGGCGAGACCGACGATATTGGCTGGGGTGTCGCCGAAGATCCTGTTCACATTCATGATCTCCATGCAACAGTGCTTCATCAGTTTGGGCTCGACCACAAACGGTTGACCTATCGATTTCAGGGACGCGATTTTCGTCTCACAGACGTTGCCGGGAATGTCGTCCCGCAACTGATTTCTGATTCTGTTTAG
- a CDS encoding PSD1 and planctomycete cytochrome C domain-containing protein, which produces MFYRFNRFTLSMFAQASRLLILLTMILTVMLVGPILCAAELSAAPVIFERDVAPILENHCLRCHNKRDHRGGLSLQSREAAFQGGESGATIEPGDISSSYLIDLITPYDGVAEMPQESAPLSEKEISILRRWIDEGAKWPENVELELPSLWSLEPLEHPSPPEIARAPEDFPVRNPIDAFIAARHQDANLKPAPTADRHTLVRRLSLDLIGLPPSHEQVESFVNDASPDAYEKLVDEFLESPHFGEHWGRHWLDLARYADSEGYLGDSERPHAWVYREWVINAINDDLPFDQFSIEQLAGDLLENPTLEQKIATGFHRNTLRNTEAGVDLELYRTKEIIDRVNTTGMVWLGLTFGCAECHDHKHDPVSQKEFYQLYAFFNNADEIGVTATQPWEIAEYEENLKSWQPGWDELTTELVSFEKEGLTEEQRDEVKQIFKKYKKSTDLKKLESFYRTDETAWKAFEKRLARQLGKRPSKPSTKARAFTERKKDRRETFVHIRGVYNRPGEKVDLDTPEALPRLRARAETPDRLDLARWLFHEENPLTARVAVNRIWQQLFGVGIVSTPGDFGNKGAPPTHPLLLDWLASEYRTRGWSRKEMIRLIVNSSTYRMSSGFNSVPEQSELSNQLLWRQNSFRVTAETVRDLHLTASGLLDRTIGRKGIRPPLPDFVTEVGRSVKWPVSQGTERYRRGMYIFFKRTVPYPMLMTFDASDSATSCSRRERSNTPLQALTLLNDPVFYECAEVLGEEMAEENQDSPDLAIREIFLRCLGRPPRDAEFKYLLAAYHDLMLIDSPSNDSEESVRHNAMTGIARIVMNLDEFITRN; this is translated from the coding sequence ATGTTTTACAGGTTCAATCGGTTCACGCTCAGCATGTTCGCACAGGCATCCAGGCTGCTAATTCTTCTGACAATGATACTGACAGTCATGCTGGTGGGGCCAATTTTATGTGCCGCCGAGTTGTCAGCAGCCCCTGTGATTTTTGAGCGTGATGTTGCTCCGATTCTGGAGAATCATTGCCTCCGTTGTCACAACAAAAGAGACCACCGTGGAGGACTCTCGCTCCAGTCCCGCGAAGCAGCTTTCCAGGGGGGAGAGAGTGGCGCAACAATTGAACCGGGAGACATCAGCTCCAGCTATTTAATCGATTTGATCACGCCGTACGACGGCGTTGCGGAGATGCCTCAAGAGTCGGCACCGTTAAGCGAAAAGGAAATTTCAATCCTTCGACGGTGGATCGATGAAGGAGCGAAATGGCCGGAGAACGTCGAACTCGAACTTCCATCGCTCTGGTCACTAGAACCACTTGAACATCCATCGCCGCCAGAAATTGCAAGAGCTCCTGAAGACTTTCCAGTTCGAAATCCGATCGATGCGTTCATCGCCGCTCGGCATCAGGATGCCAATTTGAAACCGGCTCCGACTGCAGATCGACACACTCTCGTTCGACGCTTGTCATTGGATTTAATCGGATTGCCACCCTCTCACGAGCAGGTTGAGAGCTTTGTGAATGATGCCTCGCCGGATGCCTACGAGAAGTTGGTGGATGAATTTTTAGAGTCGCCGCACTTTGGTGAACACTGGGGGCGTCACTGGCTTGACCTCGCTCGTTACGCAGACAGTGAAGGATACCTTGGAGACAGTGAGCGGCCGCATGCCTGGGTCTATCGTGAATGGGTGATTAACGCCATCAACGACGATCTTCCGTTTGACCAGTTCTCCATAGAGCAACTGGCTGGCGATTTACTGGAGAATCCAACTCTCGAACAAAAAATTGCGACTGGTTTTCACCGGAACACACTCCGCAATACTGAAGCGGGAGTTGATCTGGAGTTGTACCGCACAAAAGAAATTATCGATCGAGTCAACACCACCGGGATGGTCTGGCTCGGACTGACGTTCGGCTGCGCGGAATGTCACGATCATAAACATGACCCTGTCAGTCAGAAAGAATTCTATCAGCTGTACGCATTCTTCAATAACGCCGATGAAATAGGTGTCACAGCAACACAGCCTTGGGAAATTGCGGAATACGAAGAGAATCTGAAAAGTTGGCAACCCGGTTGGGACGAACTGACAACTGAATTGGTCTCATTCGAAAAAGAGGGGCTCACCGAAGAGCAACGCGACGAGGTCAAGCAGATTTTCAAAAAATATAAGAAGTCAACGGACTTGAAAAAGTTGGAGAGTTTTTACCGAACCGATGAGACAGCCTGGAAGGCTTTCGAAAAGCGACTGGCGAGGCAACTTGGCAAGCGGCCTTCAAAGCCATCGACCAAAGCTCGAGCATTTACGGAACGGAAAAAAGATCGACGGGAAACCTTCGTGCATATTCGCGGTGTTTATAATCGCCCCGGAGAGAAAGTTGATCTGGATACCCCTGAAGCCCTTCCTCGATTAAGAGCACGAGCAGAGACTCCTGATCGACTGGATTTAGCACGTTGGCTTTTTCACGAAGAGAATCCGCTGACTGCTAGGGTCGCGGTGAACAGGATCTGGCAGCAATTATTCGGTGTTGGAATCGTTTCGACTCCGGGAGACTTCGGAAACAAAGGGGCTCCTCCGACTCATCCACTATTGCTCGATTGGCTGGCGAGTGAGTATCGAACTCGTGGCTGGAGTCGCAAAGAGATGATTCGGCTCATCGTCAACTCTTCAACCTACCGAATGTCCTCAGGATTCAATTCGGTCCCCGAGCAAAGCGAACTCAGTAACCAACTTCTTTGGCGACAAAACAGTTTTCGAGTCACTGCAGAAACGGTGCGTGATCTGCACCTCACTGCGAGTGGATTGCTGGACCGCACAATTGGTCGCAAAGGAATTCGTCCGCCGCTTCCGGACTTCGTGACAGAAGTCGGGCGTAGCGTCAAATGGCCCGTCAGTCAGGGAACCGAACGCTATCGTCGTGGGATGTATATCTTTTTCAAACGGACAGTTCCTTATCCGATGTTGATGACATTCGATGCATCCGATTCGGCGACTTCATGCAGTCGTCGAGAACGATCGAACACGCCGCTCCAGGCTCTCACCCTCTTAAACGACCCGGTCTTCTACGAGTGTGCTGAGGTTCTGGGAGAGGAGATGGCTGAGGAAAATCAGGACTCTCCAGATTTGGCGATTCGCGAGATTTTTCTGCGATGCCTCGGAAGACCTCCGCGTGATGCGGAATTCAAATATCTTCTCGCTGCGTATCACGACTTGATGCTCATTGATTCTCCATCCAATGATTCGGAAGAATCTGTTCGTCACAATGCGATGACTGGCATTGCAAGAATCGTGATGAACCTCGATGAATTCATCACACGCAACTGA